One genomic segment of Streptomyces sp. NBC_00239 includes these proteins:
- a CDS encoding LLM class F420-dependent oxidoreductase translates to MRLGLALGYWGRGPATAHLDLATEAENLGYDSVWTAEAWGSDAFTTLTWIAAHTSRIRLGTAIAQMAARTPTATAMQALTLDHLSGGRMMLGLGLSGPQVVEGWYGRPFPASPLTATREYVEVIRQVLRREGPVALDGRFHSHPYRGADGTGLGKPLKPITHPLRADLPVLLGAEGPKNIAQTVRIADGWLPLYWSPVRPDVYGPALADVPKGFMIAPMARAKVCDDVAEGLLPVKAMLGFYIGGMGHAARNFHADLMGRMGYEAEARRIQELFLAGRKEEAVLAVPDAFADEISLVGPRERIAERLDLWRAGPVTDLLVTAPDPHTLRVLADLNS, encoded by the coding sequence ATGCGCCTCGGACTCGCGCTCGGCTACTGGGGCCGCGGCCCCGCCACCGCCCACCTCGACCTCGCCACCGAGGCCGAGAACCTCGGCTACGACTCCGTGTGGACGGCCGAGGCCTGGGGTTCGGACGCCTTCACCACCCTGACCTGGATCGCCGCGCACACCTCGCGGATCCGGCTCGGCACCGCCATCGCGCAGATGGCCGCCCGCACCCCGACCGCCACCGCGATGCAGGCCCTGACCCTGGACCACCTGTCCGGGGGCCGCATGATGCTGGGCCTGGGCCTGTCCGGCCCGCAGGTGGTGGAGGGCTGGTACGGGCGGCCCTTCCCGGCCAGCCCGCTGACCGCGACCCGCGAGTACGTCGAGGTCATCCGCCAGGTGCTGCGCCGCGAGGGGCCGGTGGCGCTCGACGGCCGCTTCCACTCCCACCCGTACCGCGGCGCCGACGGCACCGGGCTCGGCAAACCGCTCAAGCCGATCACGCACCCGCTGCGGGCCGACCTGCCGGTGCTCCTGGGCGCCGAGGGTCCGAAGAACATCGCGCAGACCGTCCGGATCGCGGACGGCTGGCTGCCGCTGTACTGGTCGCCGGTCCGCCCCGACGTGTACGGGCCCGCCCTGGCCGACGTGCCCAAGGGGTTCATGATCGCGCCGATGGCCCGGGCGAAGGTGTGCGACGACGTCGCCGAGGGCCTGCTGCCGGTGAAGGCCATGCTCGGCTTCTACATCGGCGGGATGGGGCACGCGGCCCGGAACTTCCACGCCGACCTGATGGGACGGATGGGGTACGAGGCGGAGGCCCGGCGGATCCAGGAGCTGTTCCTCGCGGGGCGCAAGGAGGAGGCGGTGCTGGCCGTCCCGGACGCCTTCGCCGACGAGATCTCGCTGGTCGGGCCGCGCGAACGGATCGCCGAACGCCTGGACCTGTGGCGCGCCGGCCCGGTGACCGACCTCCTCGTCACCGCCCCCGACCCCCACACCCTCCGCGTCCTGGCCGACCTGAACTCCTGA
- a CDS encoding N-acetylmuramoyl-L-alanine amidase codes for MPYDDSPPPPESAASIAPGPQPWFLRRSTLAVALAALAPVCLAGWVLTQALADDGEPAAGQPVPPPAASPSRAGHSGDAKARPVPHASATPTAAPTAAPGTGPGAGTPTKAAPPAPAGRGPLAGRTVVVDPGHNPANFQHAREINQQVDIGTGRKECDTTGTTTNSGYKEADFSLDVARRLRQELERQGARVVFTHEAERPFGPCIDERARIGNEAAADAVVSVHADGSSAGNRGFHVILPAKVKGGASDTAAIVGPSRELGERIAGNFVRTTGLAPSNYVGGGTGLVVRSDLGGLNLSKRPKVFIECGNMRDAKDAALLTSPQWRQKAAQGIADGIVGFLGG; via the coding sequence GTGCCGTACGACGACAGCCCCCCGCCCCCGGAGTCCGCCGCCTCGATCGCGCCCGGCCCGCAGCCCTGGTTCCTGCGCCGGTCCACCCTGGCCGTGGCGCTCGCCGCGCTCGCGCCCGTCTGCCTGGCCGGCTGGGTGCTGACCCAGGCGCTCGCGGACGACGGCGAGCCCGCCGCCGGGCAGCCCGTACCGCCGCCCGCCGCGAGCCCCTCCCGGGCGGGTCACTCCGGCGACGCGAAGGCCCGGCCGGTCCCGCACGCGAGCGCGACCCCCACCGCCGCCCCCACCGCCGCCCCCGGCACGGGCCCCGGCGCCGGCACGCCCACCAAGGCCGCCCCGCCCGCCCCGGCGGGCCGCGGCCCGCTCGCCGGCCGCACGGTCGTCGTGGACCCCGGCCACAACCCGGCCAACTTCCAGCACGCCCGCGAGATCAACCAGCAGGTCGACATCGGCACCGGCCGCAAGGAGTGCGACACCACCGGCACCACCACCAACTCCGGCTACAAGGAGGCGGACTTCAGCCTCGACGTGGCCCGGCGGCTGCGCCAGGAGCTGGAACGCCAGGGTGCCCGCGTGGTGTTCACCCACGAGGCGGAGCGCCCGTTCGGCCCGTGCATCGACGAGCGGGCGAGGATCGGCAACGAGGCGGCCGCGGACGCCGTCGTCTCGGTCCACGCTGACGGCTCGTCCGCGGGCAACCGCGGCTTCCACGTGATCCTCCCGGCCAAGGTCAAGGGCGGCGCCTCGGACACTGCGGCGATCGTCGGCCCGTCCCGCGAACTCGGCGAGCGCATCGCCGGGAACTTCGTACGGACCACCGGACTCGCCCCTTCCAACTACGTGGGCGGCGGCACCGGTTTGGTGGTGCGCAGCGATCTGGGCGGACTCAACCTGTCGAAGCGGCCCAAGGTGTTCATCGAATGCGGCAACATGCGTGACGCCAAGGACGCGGCGCTGCTGACGAGTCCGCAGTGGCGGCAGAAAGCCGCCCAGGGCATCGCGGACGGCATCGTCGGGTTCCTGGGCGGGTAG
- a CDS encoding class I SAM-dependent methyltransferase, translating into MAPTAAPKPEILAAFEAAKGFMPVREGLALYGAAVEAGALGLPLLEVGTYCGRSAILLADAARAAGQVLVTVDHHRGSEEQQPGWEYHDPTVVDPEVGLMDTLPTFRRTLFRAGLEDHVLALVGRSPQAAAVWGGPLGLVFIDGGHTDEHATADYEGWVPHLAVGGTLVIHDVFPDPADGGQAPYRIYCRALASGAFTEVSVTDSLRVLRRTTPGL; encoded by the coding sequence ATGGCACCCACCGCCGCCCCCAAGCCGGAGATCCTCGCCGCCTTCGAGGCCGCCAAGGGCTTCATGCCGGTACGGGAGGGGCTCGCGCTGTACGGGGCGGCCGTCGAGGCCGGCGCGCTCGGGCTGCCGCTGCTGGAGGTCGGCACGTACTGCGGGCGTTCCGCGATCCTGCTCGCCGATGCGGCGCGGGCGGCCGGGCAGGTCCTGGTCACCGTGGACCACCACCGGGGCAGCGAGGAGCAGCAGCCGGGGTGGGAGTACCACGACCCGACCGTCGTGGACCCCGAGGTCGGACTGATGGACACGCTGCCGACCTTCCGGCGGACGCTGTTCCGGGCCGGGCTGGAGGACCACGTCCTCGCCCTCGTCGGGCGGTCGCCGCAGGCCGCGGCGGTGTGGGGCGGCCCCCTCGGCCTGGTCTTCATCGACGGCGGCCACACGGACGAGCACGCCACGGCGGACTACGAGGGCTGGGTGCCGCACCTGGCGGTGGGCGGGACGCTGGTGATCCACGACGTCTTCCCCGACCCGGCCGATGGGGGTCAGGCGCCGTACCGGATCTACTGCCGGGCCCTCGCCTCCGGCGCCTTCACCGAAGTCTCGGTGACGGACTCCCTCCGCGTCCTCCGCCGCACCACCCCGGGCCTCTGA
- a CDS encoding acyl-CoA dehydrogenase, which produces MGIGITSEHRELAEAVRGWVARTVPPEEVRKLLDSPPRTGVRPPWWDALVAQGLLAPHLEGGTLLDLAVVVEEAAQAALPGPYLASALASAVLAHAGAGELAAALADGSRIGAVAMGPGGMTAVAVEGGGHLLDGAAPPVLGAGEADLVLLAAEAAHGTLWFAVDAAALDIRTHDSADPTRPTAEVQARGVSVPPGRLLAADAALVRDLACALFAADACGTAARALRTAAEYAKVREQFGRPIGQFQGVKHLCADMLVRVEQARALTWDAVRAAAPDADGVGAGPGVTPEVRALVAALAAGTALDAAYSCAKDAIQILGGIGFTWEHDAHVFLRRALVARQLLGAGDGHRTRAVRLAAAGARRELRLVLPPAADAYRARAAQAVEDARGLDPATARRVLAPTGYAAPHLPHPYGLGAGPVQQLAVQEEFAAAGVRVAELGIATWVVPSLIAYGTEEQRERYVMPTLRGEATWCQLFSEPGAGSDLASLRTRAERTADGRWVINGQKVWTSSAHTADYGILLARTDPAAPKHKGLGYFVVDMKNTPGIDIRPLKEITGEALFNEVYFDAAELPADALVGEETGGWKVARNTLGNERVHMADQMSFSTGLEALIARSADLDGAYRARIGALVAEAHALACIGLRTTLQQVSGLEPGAGASVRKLVQTPHQQRTAELALELLGPAGAVCEGPGERAVHGMLMSRCLTIAGGTTQVQLNVVAERILGLPRD; this is translated from the coding sequence ATGGGCATCGGAATCACATCGGAACACCGGGAGCTGGCCGAGGCCGTACGCGGCTGGGTGGCGCGGACCGTGCCGCCCGAAGAGGTCCGCAAGCTGCTCGACTCGCCGCCCCGGACGGGCGTCCGGCCCCCGTGGTGGGACGCGCTCGTCGCACAGGGCCTGCTGGCCCCGCACCTGGAGGGCGGCACCCTCCTCGACCTCGCCGTGGTCGTCGAGGAGGCCGCGCAGGCCGCACTCCCCGGGCCGTACCTGGCCAGTGCGCTCGCCTCCGCCGTCCTCGCGCACGCCGGCGCCGGCGAACTGGCGGCGGCGCTCGCCGACGGCAGCCGGATCGGAGCCGTGGCCATGGGGCCCGGCGGCATGACCGCCGTCGCCGTCGAGGGCGGTGGCCACCTGCTCGACGGGGCCGCGCCGCCGGTCCTCGGCGCGGGCGAGGCCGACCTCGTGCTGCTCGCCGCGGAGGCGGCGCACGGCACCCTGTGGTTCGCGGTGGACGCCGCCGCGCTCGACATCCGTACGCACGACAGCGCCGACCCGACGCGGCCCACCGCCGAGGTGCAGGCCCGCGGCGTGTCCGTGCCGCCCGGCCGGCTGCTCGCCGCGGACGCCGCTCTCGTACGGGACCTGGCCTGCGCCCTCTTCGCCGCCGACGCCTGCGGCACGGCCGCCCGGGCGCTGCGTACCGCCGCCGAATACGCCAAGGTGCGCGAGCAGTTCGGGCGGCCCATCGGCCAGTTCCAGGGCGTCAAGCACCTGTGCGCCGACATGCTCGTACGCGTCGAGCAGGCCCGCGCCCTGACCTGGGACGCCGTACGGGCCGCCGCCCCGGACGCCGATGGCGTGGGCGCGGGCCCGGGCGTGACGCCCGAGGTGCGGGCGCTGGTCGCGGCCCTCGCCGCGGGAACCGCCCTCGACGCCGCGTACTCCTGCGCCAAGGACGCCATCCAGATCCTCGGCGGCATCGGCTTCACCTGGGAGCACGACGCCCACGTCTTCCTGCGCCGCGCCCTCGTGGCCCGGCAGCTGCTAGGCGCCGGCGACGGGCACCGCACCCGGGCCGTCCGGCTGGCCGCCGCCGGAGCCCGCCGGGAGCTGAGGCTCGTCCTGCCCCCGGCGGCGGACGCGTACCGGGCCCGGGCCGCACAGGCCGTCGAGGACGCCCGCGGGCTCGACCCGGCCACCGCCCGCCGGGTCCTCGCGCCCACCGGCTACGCGGCGCCCCACCTGCCGCACCCGTACGGCCTCGGCGCCGGGCCCGTACAACAGCTCGCCGTCCAGGAGGAGTTCGCCGCGGCCGGGGTGCGGGTCGCCGAACTCGGCATCGCCACCTGGGTGGTGCCCTCGCTGATCGCGTACGGCACCGAGGAGCAGCGCGAGCGGTACGTGATGCCCACCCTGCGCGGCGAGGCGACCTGGTGCCAGCTCTTCTCCGAGCCGGGGGCGGGTTCGGACCTGGCCTCGCTGCGGACCAGGGCGGAACGCACGGCGGACGGCCGCTGGGTGATCAACGGGCAGAAGGTGTGGACGAGTTCGGCGCACACCGCCGACTACGGCATCCTGCTCGCCCGCACCGACCCCGCCGCCCCCAAGCACAAGGGTCTGGGCTACTTCGTCGTCGACATGAAGAACACCCCCGGCATCGACATCCGCCCGCTGAAGGAGATCACCGGGGAGGCCCTCTTCAACGAGGTGTACTTCGACGCGGCCGAACTCCCCGCGGACGCCCTCGTCGGCGAGGAGACCGGCGGCTGGAAGGTCGCCCGCAACACCCTCGGCAACGAGCGCGTCCACATGGCCGACCAGATGTCCTTCTCCACCGGCCTCGAAGCGCTGATCGCCCGGTCCGCCGACCTCGACGGCGCCTACCGGGCCCGGATCGGGGCGCTCGTCGCCGAGGCGCACGCGCTCGCCTGCATCGGGCTGCGGACCACCCTGCAACAGGTGTCCGGCCTGGAGCCCGGCGCGGGCGCGTCCGTGCGCAAGCTCGTCCAGACACCGCACCAGCAGCGCACCGCCGAGCTGGCGCTCGAACTGCTCGGCCCGGCGGGCGCGGTCTGCGAAGGGCCGGGGGAGCGGGCGGTGCACGGGATGCTCATGTCCCGCTGCCTGACGATCGCCGGCGGCACCACCCAGGTCCAGCTGAACGTCGTGGCCGAGCGGATCCTCGGCCTCCCCCGGGACTGA
- a CDS encoding lipid-transfer protein, with the protein MKSYIVGVGMTKFEKPETRDWQYWDMAKEAGTAALADAGIDYGLVEQVPVGYCFQASTAGQRAAYELGLTGVPVYNVNNNCATGSTALMMARQFVEGGQSDCVLALGFEKMKKGALGGGADGGDFKTSPVARHYGIMAAGHGFEMSPPTAQIFGNAAREHMERYGTTAAQLAMVGEKNHRHSAANPNAQFQDVWTVEEILAAKEIHRPLTKLQCSPTSDGAAAAVVVSERFVVRHGLHDKAVEIAAQAMTTDTGESFASGSCIDVVGKPMTAAAARQVYERSGLGIEDVDVIELHDCFSVNELLTYEALGMCGEGASGKLVESGATTFGGRWVVNPSGGLISKGHPLGATGLAQAAELVWQLRGEAGGRQVGGARVGLAHNIGLGGAAVVTLLRR; encoded by the coding sequence ATGAAGTCGTACATCGTGGGTGTCGGCATGACGAAGTTCGAGAAGCCGGAGACGCGGGACTGGCAGTACTGGGACATGGCAAAGGAGGCCGGGACGGCGGCGCTCGCCGACGCCGGGATCGACTACGGGCTGGTCGAGCAGGTGCCGGTGGGCTACTGCTTCCAGGCGTCGACGGCCGGGCAGCGGGCCGCGTACGAGCTGGGCCTGACGGGGGTGCCCGTCTACAACGTCAACAACAACTGCGCGACCGGGTCCACGGCGCTGATGATGGCCCGGCAGTTCGTCGAGGGCGGGCAGAGCGACTGCGTGCTCGCGCTCGGCTTCGAGAAGATGAAGAAGGGCGCGCTGGGGGGCGGGGCCGACGGGGGCGACTTCAAGACGTCGCCGGTGGCCCGGCACTACGGGATCATGGCGGCCGGGCACGGCTTCGAGATGAGCCCGCCGACCGCGCAGATCTTCGGGAACGCGGCCCGCGAGCACATGGAGCGGTACGGGACCACGGCCGCGCAGCTCGCGATGGTCGGCGAGAAGAACCACCGGCACTCGGCGGCCAACCCGAACGCGCAGTTCCAGGACGTGTGGACGGTCGAGGAGATCCTCGCCGCGAAGGAGATCCACCGGCCGCTGACCAAACTCCAGTGCTCGCCGACGTCCGACGGCGCGGCGGCGGCGGTGGTGGTGTCCGAGCGGTTCGTGGTCCGGCACGGGCTCCACGACAAGGCGGTCGAGATCGCGGCGCAGGCGATGACCACCGACACGGGGGAGTCCTTCGCGTCCGGGTCGTGCATCGACGTGGTCGGCAAACCGATGACCGCGGCGGCGGCGCGGCAGGTCTACGAACGGTCGGGGCTCGGCATCGAGGACGTCGACGTGATCGAACTCCACGACTGCTTCTCGGTGAACGAACTGCTGACGTACGAGGCGCTGGGGATGTGCGGGGAGGGGGCCTCCGGGAAGCTGGTGGAGAGCGGCGCGACGACGTTCGGCGGGCGGTGGGTGGTGAACCCGTCCGGGGGGCTGATCTCCAAGGGGCATCCGCTGGGGGCGACGGGGCTGGCGCAGGCGGCCGAGCTGGTGTGGCAGCTCCGGGGTGAGGCGGGGGGTCGGCAGGTCGGCGGGGCGCGGGTGGGCCTCGCCCACAACATCGGGCTCGGCGGCGCGGCCGTGGTGACCCTGCTCCGCCGATAG
- a CDS encoding MaoC/PaaZ C-terminal domain-containing protein — translation MPIDAARALAADPRRSEIRWDHKDIQLYHLGLGAGTPATDPDELRYTLESKLHVLPSFATVAGAGMAMLGGLGAPGIEVNLASVLHGGHTIELHRPIPVKGEAVSQSKVAAVYDKGKAAVIVLRSEVADAEGPLWTSDAQIFVRGEGGFGGERGPSARAEEPDRDPDRTVERVIREEQALLYRLSGDWNPLHADPEFAKLAGFDRPILHGLCSYGMTLKAVVDTVLGGDVSRVRSYSTRFAGIVFPGETLRMRMWESEGSVRVAVTAAERDDAPVLADTVVTYA, via the coding sequence ATGCCGATCGATGCCGCCAGGGCGCTCGCCGCCGATCCCCGCCGCAGCGAGATCCGCTGGGACCACAAGGACATCCAGCTCTACCACCTCGGTCTCGGCGCCGGCACCCCCGCCACCGACCCCGACGAGCTGCGCTACACCCTGGAGTCCAAGCTCCACGTACTGCCGAGCTTCGCCACCGTCGCGGGCGCCGGCATGGCCATGCTCGGCGGGCTCGGCGCGCCCGGCATCGAGGTCAACCTCGCCTCCGTGCTGCACGGCGGCCACACCATCGAGCTGCACCGCCCCATTCCCGTCAAGGGGGAAGCCGTCTCGCAGTCGAAGGTCGCCGCCGTCTACGACAAGGGCAAGGCCGCCGTGATCGTCCTGCGCTCCGAGGTCGCCGACGCCGAAGGCCCGCTGTGGACGAGCGACGCCCAGATCTTCGTACGGGGCGAGGGCGGCTTCGGCGGGGAGCGCGGGCCCTCCGCACGCGCCGAGGAGCCCGACCGGGACCCCGACCGCACCGTGGAACGCGTCATCCGCGAGGAGCAGGCCCTGCTCTACCGGCTCTCCGGGGACTGGAACCCGCTCCACGCCGACCCCGAGTTCGCCAAGCTCGCCGGCTTCGACCGGCCGATCCTGCACGGACTGTGCTCGTACGGCATGACCCTCAAGGCCGTCGTGGACACCGTGCTCGGCGGCGACGTCTCCCGGGTCCGCTCGTACAGCACCCGGTTCGCCGGGATCGTCTTCCCCGGCGAGACGCTCCGCATGCGGATGTGGGAGTCCGAGGGCAGCGTCCGGGTGGCGGTGACCGCCGCCGAACGGGACGACGCGCCGGTCCTCGCCGACACCGTCGTGACGTACGCCTGA
- a CDS encoding Zn-dependent alcohol dehydrogenase — protein MRAALQSEIGQDKLEVVDDIQAMGFGPGKVKIRVRATGLCHSDLSAMNGVLPQPAPFVPGHEGAGEIVDVGDGVTGLAPGDRVLVCWLPPCGQCASCKRGQGHLCLAGLVNAGVPNFKRPGGEVFGFAGTGTFAEEVVVAAGCAVPIPDDVPFEIAALIGCGVTTGLGAAINTAQVTAGASVAVIGCGGVGISTIQGAKVQGAAQIIAVDPVASRREAALRFGATEAVSPEEFADAKARITANEGFDYVFEVVGKSATARTAYDMTRRGGTVCIVGAGALDDNFQIDMFSLFFDEKRILPSMYGGGDVLRSYERTIALWRAGRVDLAGLITHRVQLAEINDALDQMRTGVALRTCIEL, from the coding sequence GTGCGCGCAGCACTGCAGAGCGAGATCGGACAGGACAAGCTGGAAGTCGTCGACGACATCCAGGCGATGGGCTTCGGCCCGGGCAAGGTGAAGATCCGCGTCCGGGCCACCGGACTGTGCCACTCCGACCTCTCCGCGATGAACGGCGTGCTGCCCCAGCCCGCCCCCTTCGTCCCCGGCCACGAAGGCGCGGGCGAGATCGTCGACGTCGGCGACGGCGTCACCGGACTCGCGCCCGGCGACCGGGTGCTCGTCTGCTGGCTGCCGCCGTGCGGCCAGTGCGCCTCCTGCAAGCGCGGCCAGGGCCACCTCTGCCTGGCAGGCCTCGTCAACGCCGGCGTGCCCAACTTCAAGCGCCCCGGCGGCGAGGTCTTCGGCTTCGCCGGCACCGGCACCTTCGCCGAGGAGGTCGTCGTCGCTGCGGGCTGCGCCGTACCCATCCCCGACGACGTGCCCTTCGAGATCGCCGCGCTGATCGGCTGCGGCGTCACCACCGGCCTCGGCGCGGCCATCAACACCGCGCAGGTCACCGCCGGCGCCTCGGTCGCCGTGATCGGCTGCGGCGGCGTGGGCATCTCCACCATCCAGGGCGCCAAGGTGCAGGGCGCGGCGCAGATCATCGCCGTCGACCCGGTCGCCTCCCGGCGCGAGGCGGCCCTGCGGTTCGGCGCCACCGAGGCCGTCTCCCCCGAGGAGTTCGCCGACGCCAAGGCCCGCATCACCGCCAACGAGGGCTTCGACTACGTCTTCGAGGTGGTCGGCAAGTCGGCGACCGCGCGCACCGCCTACGACATGACCCGGCGCGGCGGCACCGTGTGCATCGTCGGCGCGGGCGCCCTCGACGACAACTTCCAGATCGACATGTTCTCGCTGTTCTTCGACGAGAAGCGGATCCTGCCGTCCATGTACGGCGGCGGCGACGTACTGCGCTCCTACGAGCGGACCATCGCCCTGTGGCGGGCCGGGCGGGTCGACCTCGCCGGTCTGATCACCCACCGGGTGCAGCTCGCCGAGATCAACGACGCGCTGGACCAGATGCGTACCGGCGTCGCCCTGCGCACCTGCATCGAACTCTGA
- a CDS encoding 3-oxoacyl-ACP reductase has protein sequence MALPLQGLSAVVTGAGRGLGRAEAIELARLGASVVVNDFGQPGRDGSGEASAAPAEEVAAEIRAAGGRAVAHLGDVADFAQARELVELAVTTFGKLDILVNNAGILRDRMVFSMSEEEWDSVIRVHLKGHFNTTHFASVHWRERSKAAGGPVYGRIVNTSSEAFLGGSAGQPNYAAAKGGIVGLTTSTALALAKYGVTANAICPRARTRMTEDVFAGFEVPEEGKLDALAPEHVAPLVGYLASPAAAGANGQLFVVHGGIVVIMERPKVAAKFDTAKEVFSFEELDEVLGAHYAARPAGETFAASEVLSLKHA, from the coding sequence ATGGCACTGCCACTTCAGGGACTGTCCGCCGTCGTGACGGGCGCGGGCCGCGGGCTCGGGCGCGCCGAGGCGATCGAGCTGGCGCGGCTCGGCGCGAGCGTGGTCGTCAACGACTTCGGCCAGCCCGGCCGCGACGGCTCCGGCGAGGCGTCGGCCGCGCCTGCGGAGGAGGTGGCCGCCGAGATCCGGGCGGCCGGCGGTCGGGCGGTGGCGCACCTGGGCGACGTGGCCGACTTCGCGCAGGCGCGCGAGCTGGTCGAGCTGGCGGTGACCACCTTCGGCAAGCTGGACATCCTCGTCAACAACGCGGGGATCCTGCGCGACCGGATGGTCTTCTCCATGTCGGAGGAGGAATGGGACTCGGTGATCCGGGTCCACCTCAAGGGCCACTTCAACACCACGCACTTCGCGTCCGTGCACTGGCGCGAGCGGTCCAAGGCGGCGGGCGGCCCGGTGTACGGGCGGATCGTCAACACGTCCTCGGAGGCCTTCCTCGGCGGGTCCGCGGGACAACCGAACTACGCGGCGGCCAAGGGCGGCATCGTCGGCCTCACCACGTCGACGGCGCTGGCGCTCGCGAAGTACGGGGTGACGGCCAACGCGATCTGTCCGCGGGCGCGGACCCGGATGACGGAGGACGTCTTCGCGGGCTTCGAGGTGCCGGAGGAGGGCAAGCTGGACGCGCTGGCGCCCGAGCACGTCGCGCCGCTGGTCGGCTACCTGGCGTCGCCCGCTGCCGCGGGGGCCAACGGGCAGTTGTTCGTGGTGCACGGCGGGATCGTGGTGATCATGGAACGACCGAAGGTCGCGGCCAAGTTCGACACGGCGAAGGAGGTCTTCTCCTTCGAGGAGCTGGACGAGGTGCTGGGCGCGCACTACGCGGCGCGGCCGGCGGGTGAGACCTTCGCCGCCTCCGAAGTCCTCTCCCTCAAACACGCCTGA